The Procambarus clarkii isolate CNS0578487 chromosome 39, FALCON_Pclarkii_2.0, whole genome shotgun sequence genome window below encodes:
- the LOC123760519 gene encoding tropomyosin-like: MTAAGTVVMTAAGTVVVTAAAAVVVTALFELRNQNRVDHGHNRVDRSQNRVDHGHNRVDRGQNRVDHGHNRVDRSQNRVDHGHNRIDRSQNRVDHGHNRVDRSQNRVDRGQNRVDRGQNRVDRGQNHVDCSQNRVDHGHNRVDRSQNRVDHGHNRVDRSQNRVDHGHNRVDRSQNRVDHGHNRVDRSQNRVDHGHNRVDRSQNRVDRGQNRVDRGQNRVDRGQNRVDCSQNRVDRDQNRVDCSQNRVDRGQNRVDCSQNRVDRSQNRVDRGQNRVDRGQNRVDCSQNRVGRGQNRVNRDQNRVNRDQNPGNRH; encoded by the exons ATGACGGCCGCTGGAACTGTGGTGATGACGGCCGCTGGAACTGTGGTGGTGACGGCcgctgcagctgtggtggtgacggccTTGTTTGAACTACGGAA CCAGAACCGTGTCGACCATGGCCATAACCGTGTCGACCGTAGTCAGAACCGTGTCGACCATGGCCATAACCGTGTCGACCGTGGCCAGAACCGTGTCGACCATGGCCATAACCGTGTCGACCGTAGTCAGAACCGTGTCGACCATGGCCATAACCGTATCGACCGTAGTCAGAACCGTGTCGACCATGGCCATAACCGTGTCGACCGTAGTCAGAACCGTGTCGACCGTGGCCAGAACCGTGTCGACCGTGGCCAGAACCGTGTCGACCGTGGCCAGAACCATGTCGACTGTAGTCAGAACCGTGTCGACCATGGCCATAACCGTGTCGACCGTAGTCAGAACCGTGTCGACCATGGCCATAACCGTGTCGACCGTAGTCAGAACCGTGTCGACCATGGCCATAACCGTGTCGACCGTAGTCAGAACCGTGTCGACCATGGCCATAACCGTGTCGACCGTAGTCAGAACCGTGTCGACCATGGCCATAACCGTGTCGACCGTAGTCAGAACCGTGTCGACCGTGGCCAGAACCGTGTCGACCGTGGCCAGAACCGTGTCGACCGTGGCCAGAACCGTGTCGACTGTAGTCAGAACCGTGTCGACCGTGACCAGAACCGTGTCGACTGTAGTCAGAACCGTGTCGACCGTGGCCAGAACCGTGTCGACTGTAGTCAGAACCGTGTCGACCGTAGTCAGAACCGTGTCGACCGTGGCCAGAACCGTGTCGACCGTGGCCAGAACCGTGTCGACTGTAGCCAGAACCGTGTCGGCCGTGGCCAAAACCGTGTCAACCGTGACCAAAACCGTGTCAACCGTGACCAAAACCCTGGAAATCGACATTGA